From the genome of bacterium:
CTTCGATCCGGCCACCGTCGCCCGCGTGATCGGGATGGTCGACGCGAGCGAGTACAAGCGCCGCCAGGCGCCGCCGGGCGTCAAGATCACCCCGAAGGCGTTCGGCCGCGACCGCCGCCTGCCGATCACCAACTGGTATCGCGGCCGCCGCCCCGCCGAAGCGCCCGCGGGTCCACCGCGCGCCTAACCCGGCCCCCGGCCGCGCGGACCGGCCGCGCCGATCCCGATCCGCACCCCGCCCCCTGGGCGGGGCAGGCGCCGCGATTGACGCATTTTCCCGTCCTCCCGTACAATGAGACGGAGGTTTCGTGATGTCTGTGTCCGGTGTGCTCCCGGTTCTGCAGCGCAGCCGGGAGTTTCTTCTCGTGAGCGAGGCACTGGAGGCCGGCCGGCGTCCCTGGGTCACGGGACCGGCCGGCGCGGGAAAGGCTTGCCTGCTCGCGGCGCTCATCATGCGCGCGGGAACGCAGATCCCCGCGTGGCTCGTGGTGTCGCCCGACCGCGATCACGCCGAACGGCTGGCCGACGACCTGCACGCCCTGCTGCCGCCGGGCGCACCGGCCGTCCATCTCCTCGAGGTGTGGGACGCGCCGGGGCCGGGGGAGCCGCTCTCCCTCGACGCGGCGCGCACGCGTCACCGCCTGCTGGACGCGCTGAGCCGCGATGAGCCGGTGGTCGCGGTGGCCTCCGCCGCCGGCCTCGTCCTGCCGATGCCGGACCCCGGGTGGCTTGAGGCGGTGCGTGCCGACCTTCGTCCCGGCGCCCCCATCGCGATCGACGAGGTCATAGGACGGCTCGCCGCGGGCGGGTACGAGCGCGTGGATCTCGTCCACGTACCGGGCGAGATGAGCGTCCGCGGCGGCATCGTCGATGTCTATCCCCCGGCGTCGGACCGGCCGGTTCGTGCGGAATGGGCCGGCGACGAGATCGAATCGGTCCGCGCGTTCGATCCCGAGACGCAGTTGACCACGGCAACCCTCGAGGGGACCACGATCCTGCCGGCGCGCGCCGACGCGGTACCGCGACCCGCCGGGCCCGGGGTGCTGCTGCCCGGCCTGCTCCGGGACGCGGCCGTGTGCGTGCTCGACGAGCCCGACGAAGTCGCGCGTCAGGCCAAGGCACTCGTCCGGCAGGCGGAGGCCGCCCGCGCGCGCGCGGCGGAGACCGCCCAGATCGCCAGCACCGCGCCCGCCCCGGTCGTGCCCTGGGAGGACGTGGCGCCGATGCTCGCCGCCCGCCGCACGGTCGCGATCTCCACCCTGCGCACGTCGCCTGAGGGGACCGGGTATGCCGCGATGGGCATGCCGTTCGGAACGGTGGAGTCGTTCGCCGGCCAGGTCGAAGGGTTCGCGGAGCAGGCGCGCCGCTGGATCGCGGAGCGCAGCCGTGTCGTGGTCGCCAGCCGCCAGGCGCACCGCATGCGCGAGCTGCTCGCGGAACACGGCGTCGTCGCGGCGAACCCCGACCGGCTCGACGCGCCGCCCGCGCCCGGCACCGTGACGGTGGTGGGGGAGCCGCTGACGCAGGGGTTCGCCTTCGCGGACCTGGTCGTGGTGACCGACAGCGAGATCCTGGGATGGCGGCGCCGGCGGAGCCGCCCGCGCTGGTTCCGGGACGGCGCCCGGCTGGGCAGCTGGAGCGAGCTCGTGCCGGGCGATCTCATCGTGCACCTCCATCACGGCATCGGGATCTACCGCGGGCTCGAGCGGCTCGCGATGGGCGGCGCCGCGCGGGACTACCTGCATCTCGACTACGCCCAGGGCGACGCGCTGTACGTCCCGACCGAGCAGATCGGCCTCGTGCAGCGGTACGTCGGCGTGGACGGACAGGCGCCGCAGATCCACCGCCTCGGCGGCACGGAGTGGGACCGCGAGAAGCGGCGGGTCCGCGAGCGCACGCGCGAAATGGCGCGCGAGCTGCTGGACCTCTACGCGGCGCGCGAGCGGGCGCGCGGGCACGCGTTCACCGGCGACACGCCGTGGCAGCGCGAGATGGAAGAGGCGTTTCTTTACGAAGAGACCCCCGACCAGCGAAAGGCGATCGAAGACGTCAAGCGGGACATGGAGGGCGCGCGGCCGATGGATCGCCTGGTCGCGGGCGACGTCGGCTACGGGAAGACCGAAGTCGCGCTGCGCGCGGCGTTCAAGGCGGTCATGGACGGGCGCCAGGTCGCCGTCCTCGTCCCCACGACTCTGCTCGCGCAGCAGCACTACACCGTCTTCCGCGAGCGCTTCGCCCCGTTTCCCGTGCGCGTGGAGATGCTGAGCCGGTTCAGGTCGGCGAAGGAACAGCGCGAAGTCCTGGACGGCCTGCGCGACGGCACGATCGACGTCGTGATTGGAACGCACGCGCTGCTCAACAAGACCGTGACGTTCCGGGCCCTCGGCCTGGTCGTGATCGACGAGGAGCAGCGGTTCGGCGTCCGGCACAAGGAGCGCCTCAAGCAGCTGCGCACCCAGGTCGACGTGCTGACGCTGACCGCGACCCCGATCCCGCGCACCCTGCACATGTCGCTGGCGGGCCTCCGCGACCTCTCGGTGATGGAAACGCCGCCCGAGGCCCGGCAGCCGATCCGGACGTACATTCACGAGGACGATCCCGCGGTGGTGGCGGAGGCCATCCGCCGCGAACTGGCCCGCGACGGCCAGGTCTACGTCGTGCACAACCGGGTCGAGACGATCGAGCGCGCCGCCGAGCGGATCCGCCGGCTCGTGCCCGAGG
Proteins encoded in this window:
- the mfd gene encoding transcription-repair coupling factor; this translates as MSVSGVLPVLQRSREFLLVSEALEAGRRPWVTGPAGAGKACLLAALIMRAGTQIPAWLVVSPDRDHAERLADDLHALLPPGAPAVHLLEVWDAPGPGEPLSLDAARTRHRLLDALSRDEPVVAVASAAGLVLPMPDPGWLEAVRADLRPGAPIAIDEVIGRLAAGGYERVDLVHVPGEMSVRGGIVDVYPPASDRPVRAEWAGDEIESVRAFDPETQLTTATLEGTTILPARADAVPRPAGPGVLLPGLLRDAAVCVLDEPDEVARQAKALVRQAEAARARAAETAQIASTAPAPVVPWEDVAPMLAARRTVAISTLRTSPEGTGYAAMGMPFGTVESFAGQVEGFAEQARRWIAERSRVVVASRQAHRMRELLAEHGVVAANPDRLDAPPAPGTVTVVGEPLTQGFAFADLVVVTDSEILGWRRRRSRPRWFRDGARLGSWSELVPGDLIVHLHHGIGIYRGLERLAMGGAARDYLHLDYAQGDALYVPTEQIGLVQRYVGVDGQAPQIHRLGGTEWDREKRRVRERTREMARELLDLYAARERARGHAFTGDTPWQREMEEAFLYEETPDQRKAIEDVKRDMEGARPMDRLVAGDVGYGKTEVALRAAFKAVMDGRQVAVLVPTTLLAQQHYTVFRERFAPFPVRVEMLSRFRSAKEQREVLDGLRDGTIDVVIGTHALLNKTVTFRALGLVVIDEEQRFGVRHKERLKQLRTQVDVLTLTATPIPRTLHMSLAGLRDLSVMETPPEARQPIRTYIHEDDPAVVAEAIRRELARDGQVYVVHNRVETIERAAERIRRLVPEARVVVAHGQMPETQLERIMLDFLGGRADILVCTTIVEIGLDIPRVNTILIEQAHLLGLAQLYQLRGRVGRADRQAYAYLLHPRNARLTPEAEQRLVAMREFVELGSGLRLAMRDLEIRGAGNLLGPEQHGHLAAVGFDLYMRLLDEAIRELRGEIVEETSDPTVDLGVEAFLPESYVDAPAQRVAAYRRLADARTPDDAAEAIAELRDRYGPLPAPAQRLAGVIRLRALARSAGVAAIARDAGGVLIKLLDPAGAGPRVHTHIARSRGRLRWTADGIYMPVPGLAPDETVPAVEQLLEWLAAETRRDDGAGAARTVAATGVT